A window of the Hevea brasiliensis isolate MT/VB/25A 57/8 chromosome 6, ASM3005281v1, whole genome shotgun sequence genome harbors these coding sequences:
- the LOC110666593 gene encoding stemmadenine O-acetyltransferase produces MEVAVISVESIKPSSPVHHLKPFKLCLLDQLTPASYSPLILFYPTNDAHLKSTQILTQLKWTLSKTLTPFYPLSGRVKDNFVIHNYEEGVPFIEARVKGHLSDFLQHPQMELLNQFLPCQSFCQQPNPTVAQAAVQVNMFDCGGFALGMCFSHKINDGITGSSFIKSWAANARGSANEAIHPNLSDASSLFPPQESLPSHYTSLMESLWFSKRRFRTRRFVFDANAVATLSAKGRSKLIQSPTRVEGLCAFIWRSCMNACRSISGSTRPSVMSQAVNIRRLTKPRLSRYSIGNLVWSAIASYDPDETEMRMQELVALVREGVGRINSEYLKKLSGEGCTAIYEHLNRLAEMASENPDVFSFFSWHTFDFSEIDFGWGKPIWVGIFGKARRDSPCDSNFIILKDIGKNNGIEAWMTLDENIMAILEHDLEFLAFASLNPCIVMETNKVFCSLEE; encoded by the coding sequence ATGGAAGTTGCTGTCATTTCAGTGGAAAGCATTAAACCTTCTTCACCTGTTCATCATCTGAAACCTTTCAAGCTCTGCCTTCTAGATCAGCTTACTCCCGCATCCTATTCCCCACTCATTCTCTTCTACCCCACCAACGATGCTCATTTGAAAAGCACCCAAATCTTAACTCAGCTAAAATGGACACTGTCAAAGACTCTAACTCCCTTCTACCCTCTCTCTGGAAGGGTGAAGGACAATTTCGTCATCCATAACTACGAAGAGGGTGTTCCTTTTATCGAAGCTCGAGTAAAGGGTCATTTATCTGATTTCCTTCAACACCCTCAAATGGAGTTACTTAACCAATTCCTTCCATGCCAATCCTTTTGCCAACAACCAAATCCAACGGTCGCACAAGCAGCTGTGCAAGTGAACATGTTCGATTGTGGTGGATTTGCGCTTGGTATGTGCTTCTCACACAAGATCAATGATGGAATTACCgggagttccttcattaaaagctGGGCAGCCAATGCAAGAGGCTCCGCTAATGAAGCTATACATCCTAATTTATCTGATGCTTCATCGCTCTTTCCTCCTCAAGAATCATTACCTTCTCACTACACATCATTAATGGAAAGCCTCTGGTTTAGCAAACGAAGATTCAGGACTAGAAGATTCGTGTTTGACGCCAATGCAGTAGCTACCCTGTCAGCCAAAGGAAGAAGTAAACTCATACAGAGCCCAACTCGGGTTGAAGGATTGTGTGCTTTCATTTGGAGATCTTGCATGAATGCTTGTAGATCAATATCAGGTTCCACAAGGCCATCTGTTATGTCTCAAGCTGTGAACATAAGAAGACTAACAAAACCACGCCTGTCAAGATATTCCATAGGAAATCTTGTTTGGTCTGCAATCGCTAGCTATGACCCAGATGAGACAGAGATGAGGATGCAAGAACTAGTGGCCCTAGTAAGAGAAGGTGTTGGAAGAATCAATAGTGAGTACCTAAAGAAACTATCTGGAGAGGGGTGTACTGCCATTTATGAGCACCTAAACAGACTAGCAGAGATGGCCAGTGAAAACCCAGATGTATTCAGCTTCTTTAGTTGGCATACATTTGATTTCAGTGAAATTGATTTCGGGTGGGGAAAGCCCATTTGGGTTGGCATATTTGGAAAGGCTAGGAGAGATAGTCCATGTGACTCcaatttcataattttgaaaGATATTGGAAAGAACAACGGAATAGAAGCATGGATGACATTAGATGAGAACATAATGGCCATATTAGAACATGATCTTGAGTTCCTTGCATTTGCTTCTCTAAATCCTTGTATAGTGATGGAAACAAATAAAGTGTTTTGTAGCTTGGAAGAGTAA
- the LOC110666577 gene encoding F-box protein DOR, with translation MESKPFKCSAQQRSAKRRKHTIVRNSNPTPITKICPDLIFDIFSRLPVKSLVRFRCVNKLCSTIVADPSFAAAHQPYPRPKPGLLITCPTQLQSAQTFFSANLNGGPATHCLTVPPRYSRYTTQSINGIVCMDFGLCATLCNPSTRQAITLPLVCSKTSKAASSTYYCVNSLGFDPVSKQYKVLNSWRNYQTGKTEYRVFSLGTQSWRLLPDGPPYSPRRESICVNGIIYFRTLADMVAFDVQNETFRVIQLPSDAPNDVNTSCLIQLAGRLAIVNFQLDSQNQLSLWILEDYWNEIWILHHIVFPTYWRKKNQNYLVAGTIATGEILLAPCFLSNPFYVFYYDLERSSLRRVKIRGLPEYDSLDVSRNAVTVTGYEENILSLG, from the coding sequence ATGGAATCCAAACCCTTCAAGTGCTCCGCGCAACAGAGATCCGCCAAAAGAAGAAAGCATACAATTGTAAGAAACTCAAATCCCACACCCATAACCAAAATCTGTCCCGATCTCATCTTTGACATATTTTCAAGGCTTCCCGTGAAATCCCTGGTGCGATTCCGGTGCGTTAACAAGCTCTGCTCCACCATCGTTGCCGACCCATCTTTCGCCGCTGCTCATCAACCTTATCCCCGGCCGAAACCGGGCCTTCTCATCACCTGTCCTACTCAGCTTCAATCAGCCCAGACCTTCTTCTCCGCCAACCTCAACGGTGGCCCCGCTACTCACTGCCTGACGGTCCCTCCTCGGTACTCTCGCTACACTACCCAGTCAATTAATGGCATAGTTTGTATGGATTTTGGCCTTTGCGCTACCCTTTGCAATCCCAGTACTAGGCAGGCGATTACTCTACCACTTGTTTGTTCAAAGACATCAAAGGCTGCTTCTTCTACCTACTATTGCGTTAACTCATTAGGGTTCGACCCAGTTTCTAAGCAGTACAAAGTTTTAAATTCATGGCGGAATTACCAAACGGGCAAGACTGAATATCGAGTTTTCTCATTGGGTACTCAATCATGGCGGCTTCTCCCCGACGGTCCTCCTTACTCTCCTCGACGGGAAAGCATTTGCGTGAATGGGATCATATATTTCCGGACCCTTGCAGATATGGTTGCTTTCGATGTGCAAAACGAAACTTTTCGAGTGATCCAACTCCCCAGTGACGCCCCAAATGACGTGAACACATCTTGTTTGATCCAGTTAGCAGGGCGTTTGGCTATAGTTAATTTTCAACTGGATTCCCAGAACCAGTTAAGTCTATGGATTCTGGAGGACTACTGGAATGAGATTTGGATCCTGCACCATATCGTCTTCCCCACTTATTGGAGGAAAAAGAATCAAAACTATTTGGTTGCAGGCACCATTGCTACAGGGGAGATCCTACTGGCACCATGCTTCTTATCCAATCCCTTTTATGTGTTTTATTATGATTTAGAAAGATCCAGTCTTCGAAGGGTGAAAATTCGTGGGCTTCCAGAATATGATTCTCTTGATGTATCTCGAAATGCTGTTACAGTCACTGGCTATGAGGAAAATATATTATCACTGGGTTAA
- the LOC110666568 gene encoding uncharacterized protein LOC110666568 produces MLRRNIRLRREYLYRKSLEGKERVLYEKKRKIKEALAEGKPIPTELRNEEAALRQEIDLEDENTAIPKTHIDDEYANATERDPKILLTTSRNPSAPLIQFVKELKFVFPNAERINRGGQVISEIIESCRAHDYTDIILVHEHRGVPDGLIISHLPFGPTAYFGLLNVVTRHDIKDKKAIGTMPEAYPHLILNNFKTKLGERTANILKHLFPMPKPDTKRIITFANQSDYISFRHHIYEKHGGPKSIELKEIGPRFEMRLYQIKLGTMDQSEAQIEWVIRPYMNTSKKRKFIGD; encoded by the exons ATGTTGCGTAGGAACATTCGATTGAGGAGAGAGTATTTGTACAGAAAGAGCTTAGAAGGCAAAGAGCGAGTGCTTTACGAGAAGAAACGCAAAATCAAAGAAGCCCTTGCTG AGGGAAAGCCCATTCCTACCGAGCTCAGAAACGAGGAGGCCGCACTTCGCCAGGAAATCGATCTCGAAGATGAAAACACTGCAA TTCCAAAGACTCATATTGATGATGAGTATGCAAATGCAACTGAAAGAGATCCTAAAATTTTGCTCACTACCTCGCGCAATCCAAGTGCCCCTCTTATACAGTTTGTAAAG GAGTTAAAGTTTGTCTTTCCCAATGCAGAACGGATCAATCGTGGTGGTCAG gttatttctgaaattattgaaagttgCCGGGCACATGATTATACAGATATCATTTTGGTTCATGAGCATCGTGGTGTGCCTGATGGTTTAATTATAAGCCATCTGCCTTTTGGTCCGACTGCTTACTTTGGATTGCTCAATGTG GTTACTAGACATGATATCAAGGACAAGAAAGCCATTGGAACAATGCCTGAGGCTTACCCGCATTTGATTCTTAACAATTTTAAAACAAAG CTGGGGGAAAGGACAGCTAACATTCTAAAGCATCTTTTCCCAATGCCAAAGCCAGACACTAAACGCATTATCACTTTCGCAAATCAGTCTGACTATATTTCATTCAG GCATCATATCTATGAAAAGCATGGAGGTCCCAAGTCTATTGAGCTCAAGGAGATTGGTCCACGGTTCGAAATGCGGCTTTATCAG ATAAAATTGGGAACGATGGACCAGAGTGAAGCCCAGATTGAGTGGGTGATTCGACCATACATGAACACTTCTAAGAAACGGAAGTTTATTGGGGATTGA
- the LOC110666571 gene encoding caffeic acid 3-O-methyltransferase — protein MSSTQNKPTSFPNSQQDDQAYSCALYLRSVDAFSHALATCQQLDLFDIIAQAGPAAHLTAAEITAKLPTQNPDAASMIDRMLRLLACYSLLTCSLQTLDDNLIERRYGLSPTGQLFVRNKDGASMAAFSAATKVQTEAWFYLKDAILEGGNPFEKAHGVPMYKYISSDQESVKGFNKAMDALSSYIMSKVLDFYNGFQGLESLVDVGGGSGVAINMVISKYPSITAINFDLPHVVKEAPPCRGVKHVGGDMFSGIPSAHAIMMKEVLHNWSDEHCIKILKNCYDALQNGGKVIVVSHIMPEVMDPSISTKYVCQLDVMMFMFPGGKQRTEKEFKALGKAAGFSGFQLICYVAYDAVGVMEFYK, from the exons ATGAGTTCAACCCAAAACAAACCTACCTCCTTTCCAAATTCTCAACAGGATGATCAAGCTTATAGTTGTGCTTTATATCTTCGCAGCGTTGATGCCTTCTCTCATGCGCTGGCTACATGTCAGCAGCTAGATCTTTTCGACATCATTGCTCAAGCAGGTCCTGCTGCTCATCTCACTGCAGCTGAGATCACTGCTAAGCTTCCCACTCAGAACCCAGATGCAGCCTCCATGATAGATCGCATGCTCAGGCTCCTCGCTTGCTACTCGCTGCTCACTTGTTCTCTGCAAACCCTTGACGATAATCTTATTGAAAGGCGTTATGGGCTTTCTCCGACTGGTCAGTTGTTCGTTCGGAATAAAGATGGAGCATCCATGGCTGCATTCTCAGCTGCTACCAAAGTTCAAACTGAGGCgtg GTTTTACCTAAAGGATGCAATTCTTGAAGGTGGTAATCCATTTGAGAAGGCCCATGGAGTACCTATGTACAAATACATAAGCTCAGATCAAGAATCGGTGAAGGGCTTCAACAAAGCCATGGACGCCCTTTCCTCTTATATCATGAGCAAAGTTCTTGATTTCTACAACGGTTTCCAGGGACTTGAATCTTTGGTGGATGTCGGTGGTGGTTCTGGAGTTGCCATCAACATGGTCATTTCAAAGTACCCTTCTATTACTGCCATTAATTTCGACTTGCCTCATGTGGTCAAAGAAGCTCCACCATGTCGTG GAGTCAAACATGTTGGAGGAGATATGTTCTCAGGCATTCCAAGTGCACATGCTATTATGATGAAG GAGGTTCTTCATAACTGGAGTGATGAACACTGCATCAAGATTCTCAAGAATTGCTATGATGCTTTGCAAAACGGTGGGAAGGTGATTGTGGTAAGCCATATAATGCCAGAGGTAATGGATCCAAGCATCTCTACTAAATATGTATGCCAATTGGATGTGATGATGTTTATGTTCCCTGGAGGGAAGCAGAGGACTGAGAAAGAATTCAAGGCACTAGGCAAGGCTGCTGGTTTTTCAGGGTTTCAACTCATTTGCTATGTTGCTTATGACGCAGTGGGTGTCATGGAATTCTACAAATAA